The window cgcgcagagaacctcactattccaggacaactcggaagcaagagcacggaactgaatggcgtactcgccaacggaagaaacaccctgggacaggttcagcagggcagtctcggcagaagaagctcgggcaggctcctcgaagacaccacggacctcagcgaagaaggactggactgtggctgtggcaggatcattgcggtcccagagtggtgtggccccagacaaggcctttccagaaaggagaccacggcagagtctagagtcctcatcaaatttgtccggcagggacaagcaggggttaggagcggccggttgctgcggaggagttgcaggagccggcggaggagatggttgttgcagttgcagctgctgtaactgtgacttcagttgctgtgtcacggtggacaagtatgccagctggtgattttgttgagtgatcatcgtggaaatgtcggcaagacttgacagcggcacctcagcggaatccatggccggacgctgcggaggagttgcaggagacggcggaggagatggttgttgcagttgcagctgctgtgtcagtggcagcagctgctgtaactgtgacttcagttgctgtttcacggaggacaagtatgccagctggtgattttgttgggtgatcatcgtgaaaatgtcggcaagacttgacagcggcacctcagcggaatccatggccggatctactgtcacgatcccggctggtaggaggtggatcctctgtgccagagagagattggcgaggaccatgctagtggaccggttctaagtcactacaggttttcaccagagcccgccgcaaagcgggatggtcttgctgcggcggtagtgaccaggtcgtatccactagcaacggctcaacctctctgactgctgaagataggcgcggtacaagggagtagacaaaggcaaggtcggacgtagcagaaggtcggggcaggcagcaaggatcgtagtcaggggcaacggcaggaggtctggaacacgggctaggaacaaacaagggaacgctttcactaggcacaagggcaacaagatccggcaaggaagtgaaggggaagtgaggttatatggacagggagcaggtggaagacaattaagctaattgggaagattgggccaggcaccatcattggtgcactggccctttaaatcgcagagacccggcgcgcgcgcgccctagggagcggggccgcgcgcgccgggacaggaccgacggagagcgagtcaggtacggggaccggggtgcgcatcgcgagcgggcgccacccgcatcgcgaatcgcatcccggctggaggcgggaccgcagcgcacccggtcagtggatctgaccggggcgctgcaacaacgaggatgaggcgagcgctccggggaggaacggggacccggagcgctcggcgtaacacatatcatCAACACAAGTTTTCTTCGGTCCGGGTCTGGGTGTTCAGTATAGTTCAGTAAGTCTATAAAACTCATCTCCTGTTATAAGATGGTAAAATCAATGAGATGGGAAGAAAAGAGCTCAACCATGTTCTTCTCCTGGCTCAGCAATCAATGGGGGTCTGAAAACAAAAATTCTGGCATGTCTGTATGACggactaaagtttttttttcaaatgatcgTAATGTTTTGATCTAATGTTTATAGCCAGCTACAGCAAATGACATCATGTCCCGTTTGTTTTACCCACATGATGTACTGTAGCTATGACTTTGATTTAGGTGTCTGGACAGAAAGTATTATAACGTATGAGTGCTCTTCCGGGCAAATGCTCTCAGCTCTAAAGTTGCTCCTCAAAAAGATAGGCTGATATTGATCGGTAACACGAGTGCTACAAATAGTGGTCCTTTGCTTTTAACTGTGTCAGTTCATTGGTAATTCTAAGCTGTTACTATCTATGATCTAATTCCTCTGAGATATTAGAGCACATGAGTGCAGTCAGCTCAAAAAATGGAAATACATTTGTTGTATCGAACAAGATAATAAGTTCTTCCCAtcagtgtgtatgtgttttttatacTCTTCCTTCTACTTATTGCCAagcaatttgcattttttcttagAACTGAAATAATCCCCAGGTTAGTGTTAATATATTAGGGGATTCCATACTGCCCATCCTCGGGTGCCTTAAGATCCCATTAGAAAGCTCTACATTGCTATTCATAACATTTAGATATAGTTCATCGACTATtgtcagggctcatttttttgtaccCTGTGCCAATGTATGTGGTGGTAATCTGTCTGGACATCCATCATGATAATCAGCCAGTGATTTGTACATTCTTTAGTGCCCATTGTGTCACCTTTGAATATAATTTGTCTTTCCTGCTTAATTTTTTAAGTGATggactataaatatatatttttaataaaatgtaattaagacttttttttttatcatagcaAGTTGGATACAATTACTGCATGTGGCCTAATCTACCAGCCTGGATGTGTTCTCATAGACTCGGATATGGCCACAATGTTCATGAGCATTTTTACTCTATGCAGCTGCAGTATATGGCTGTGCCATCAACATGTAGCTAAGAGATCTAGATTAAGTCGTGATCTCTGAGGCAATTGCTAAAGAACATTGGTTCTACCTTTGCATAAACCCCACCTTTTTTGTTGCTCAAATTGTCCTGCCAAAATCAGGAGTGTTGGTAAGCATGCTAGAGATCATTGGGGACCAGGCTCACAAACTCACACCATTAAATAACATGTAATTGACATGTATTTATAACAAAACAACGCTTTAAGAACATGTTTACACATccagaatttctgtgcaaaatTCCACATTGAAATTCTGCAgtagattccacagcagcagggtcccattgtatttaataggattctgctgcgctgtgcacatggctTAATAGATTCCAATTtctgtgtccacagaaagaaagaACCTATATATTCTTACTGCGGAATCCACAGGGAATGCAATGCTATCTATGAGACGGGGGATTGCCTgcgtcctagcgccggcatgttatCCTGGGGCATGCAGTCTGCGGAATGTCCGCTTgaagattttctgtgcggacattccggaggtgtgaacatagcctaactgtaCTGTATAGCAGATTTTCTCAAGCCTGAGCTCAGATTACCCATAGGGTATAATTACATTCCCAGACACTGGCCTCAAGTGAATTCAGTCGTATATAAAAGCACAGGTAGGTTAGACCTAACAGAGCTCCTTCTCTCTTGGAAAGTATTGTACTTTAAAGCCTATCCCTTATCTGCAGGGTCCCAGTAGgttgcctaaaggggtactctgctactagacatctaatcccctatccgaaggatagggaatatgatgtctgatcgtgggggtcctgacgTTGGGGCCCCTGTGATCCCCTACAGCACCCGGTGTTCtgaacaaatgccgggttccggTGGCAGTGTTCGTGGCATCACAGCCACTCCCCTCATgtttcacaccacaccccctctattcatgtctatgggagggggtgtgatggccaacatgccccctaccAAAGACATGAATGTAAGggctgtggtgtgatgtcacaaggggctggACATGATATCACGatcacaaaatgttcagaacattggggcatgggagtacccctttaactacttaaTTAATATGGGAATGTCTCCTAATGGCATTGTAAATCTGTCTTTTAAATCTTTGACTATTGCCTGTCAACTTATTTAGTCTTCATCCCTATGAATGTGCTCCAGAACACAGTATAGTTATCTTGTAAATACTAGTAGCAtataggcagcagcaactccataaggtgcaaaaagtggattttattcacacaacgtgaggcgacgtttcggtttgctcaccaaacaATTTTCAATCAATGGTGAGCCAACCAAAACGTCGCCTCACGTCGTGTGAATAAAATCCACTTTTTGCACCttatggagttgctgctgcctatttgctacTATTTTATGGACCCCTGAACCTGGGCTCTATGCTGACGGTATCCGTGCACTTTACATTGGGgatgtgctgctctccttctgcTTTGGTATCTTGTAAATACactacagctgataagtatttgTTTGATTTTCAACAGAAGCTGCTGAAGGAAGTTCTGCTATGGTTGGAGGAACAGGTACAATGGGACTCAGTGCTCGCTATGGACCACAGTTCACACTGCAACATGTCCCGGACTACAGACAAAACATCTACATTCCAGGAACAACATCAACACTCACAAATGCTGCTGGGAAAAGAGATGGAAAATCAGGTGCACCTTCAGGAAACAAGAAGAAATCTGGTAAAAAGGAGAAGAAATGAAGTATAAATCCTGCTTGTAAACAGAGCAGTATCCCGTAAGAACATCCCCAGCCAAAATCTCCGAGTGATGTTCAATGTCTTAACTACAAAGGAAGAGAGCGTTAGTTTGTGTCAGTCATCATCAGGGCTAGTAGTAGGGTCCTCTCTGCTATTAGAACTTATGATGAGAATACTAGTATGGACACTGGATATCTGAGCCCTATCGAAATGCGCCAAGATTTTCTATTGGCCTTCTTATATTTTGCAAAGTCATTTCTTAACCAATGATGTACTTTTTACATAGCGTCCAGCCTTGCTGGGAGTATTCTGCAttcttgctaaaaaaaaaaattcttccaaaTGTATATATGTACTGCTATATAGTTATTTATAATTTATCAGCATCAGAAAAGTATTCTTTAAGCTTTGTTAACCTACatggcttttttctttttctttttctttttttttaaagcaaaaatcgatttagaaaaaaaaaatgatgatatTTGGTTTTAGAGTATATTTCCATTAGTAGACAATTTTCTTTTGTTAGGTTTTTCCTGTAA is drawn from Hyla sarda isolate aHylSar1 chromosome 4, aHylSar1.hap1, whole genome shotgun sequence and contains these coding sequences:
- the LOC130267280 gene encoding protocadherin gamma-A4-like isoform X35 yields the protein MQGQPNTDWRFTQTQRPGPSGTQQPTEEAGVWPNNQFETERLQAMILASANEAAEGSSAMVGGTGTMGLSARYGPQFTLQHVPDYRQNIYIPGTTSTLTNAAGKRDGKSGAPSGNKKKSGKKEKK
- the LOC130267280 gene encoding protocadherin gamma-A3-like isoform X24, which produces MAGLLLQEGQEMQGLRWQQGQPNTDWRFTQTQRPGPSGTQQPTEEAGVWPNNQFETERLQAMILASANEAAEGSSAMVGGTGTMGLSARYGPQFTLQHVPDYRQNIYIPGTTSTLTNAAGKRDGKSGAPSGNKKKSGKKEKK
- the LOC130267280 gene encoding protocadherin gamma-A4-like isoform X26; this encodes MAGLQVQEGQAMQGLRWQQGQPNTDWRFTQTQRPGPSGTQQPTEEAGVWPNNQFETERLQAMILASANEAAEGSSAMVGGTGTMGLSARYGPQFTLQHVPDYRQNIYIPGTTSTLTNAAGKRDGKSGAPSGNKKKSGKKEKK
- the LOC130267280 gene encoding protocadherin gamma-B5-like isoform X25, with amino-acid sequence MSLELNRWNSTLYKQWKTEMQGQPNTDWRFTQTQRPGPSGTQQPTEEAGVWPNNQFETERLQAMILASANEAAEGSSAMVGGTGTMGLSARYGPQFTLQHVPDYRQNIYIPGTTSTLTNAAGKRDGKSGAPSGNKKKSGKKEKK